Proteins encoded within one genomic window of Streptomyces kaniharaensis:
- a CDS encoding sensor histidine kinase — protein MSWEADGVWGTEWGWAAPAAACAAVGWLSLALARARRLYRAAVGERGWLLERERESAARTAVDAERARIAAELHDIVSHNVSVMVVQAGAAREVLATMPEEAAAAMVAVEAAGRDAMTELRHLLGLLAPAADGSEEPDEAEFAPQPSLTRLSPLIDRFAFAGLPVEVRVSGDPRPLPGGVDVTACRIIQEALTNALKHGDGGTAEVTVRYADHYLRVEVLNSGPSVLSGAAGAREGKTDARKADGAGRGLIGLRERVAVYGGDLDARRRLGGGYRVRARIPLDRP, from the coding sequence GTGAGCTGGGAGGCTGACGGCGTGTGGGGAACCGAATGGGGCTGGGCGGCACCGGCCGCAGCGTGCGCGGCCGTCGGCTGGCTGAGCCTCGCGCTCGCCCGGGCGCGGCGGCTCTACCGGGCGGCCGTCGGGGAGCGCGGCTGGCTGCTGGAACGCGAGCGGGAGAGCGCCGCGCGCACCGCCGTCGACGCCGAACGGGCACGCATCGCGGCCGAGTTGCACGACATCGTCAGCCACAACGTGAGCGTCATGGTGGTGCAGGCCGGCGCCGCGCGCGAGGTCCTCGCCACCATGCCCGAGGAGGCGGCGGCCGCCATGGTCGCCGTCGAGGCCGCCGGGCGGGACGCGATGACCGAACTGCGGCACCTGCTCGGCCTGCTCGCCCCCGCCGCGGACGGCTCCGAGGAGCCGGACGAGGCCGAGTTCGCGCCGCAGCCCAGCCTGACCCGGCTCAGTCCGCTCATCGACCGGTTCGCCTTCGCCGGCCTCCCGGTGGAGGTCCGCGTCTCCGGTGACCCGCGCCCGCTGCCCGGCGGTGTCGACGTGACGGCGTGCCGGATCATCCAGGAGGCGCTCACCAACGCGCTCAAGCACGGGGACGGGGGGACGGCGGAGGTGACCGTGCGGTACGCGGACCACTACCTGCGGGTGGAGGTGCTCAACAGCGGGCCGAGCGTGCTCTCCGGCGCCGCGGGCGCTCGTGAAGGAAAGACGGACGCACGGAAGGCGGACGGCGCCGGGCGCGGGCTCATCGGCCTGCGCGAGCGCGTCGCCGTGTACGGCGGCGACCTCGACGCCCGGCGCCGGCTCGGCGGCGGCTACCGGGTCCGCGCGCGCATCCCGCTGGACCGGCCGTGA
- a CDS encoding ABC transporter ATP-binding protein, with protein sequence MNNDHDGTTGPRDAQVVVELSGVRKEYGDAMALDGVDLTIRAGEAVAVMGPSGCGKSTLLNMVAGLDRPTAGTVRVHGQDLGQLNETGLALFRRRHIGMIFQFFNLIDDLPALDNVALAAQLTGTTAKQARRRALELLDELGVAHRKDTYPAALSGGERQRVAVARALMNRPALLLADEPTGALDSRSGEQVMDLLIDLNQIGQTLLIVTHDPQLATRCASRLVEVADGRVARERSLESAS encoded by the coding sequence ATGAACAACGATCACGACGGGACCACCGGGCCCCGCGACGCGCAGGTCGTCGTCGAGCTGTCCGGGGTACGCAAGGAGTACGGCGACGCCATGGCGCTGGACGGGGTCGACCTGACGATCCGGGCGGGCGAGGCGGTCGCCGTGATGGGCCCCTCCGGGTGCGGCAAGTCCACCCTGCTGAACATGGTCGCCGGGCTGGACCGGCCGACGGCGGGCACCGTCCGCGTGCACGGCCAGGACCTCGGGCAGCTGAACGAGACCGGGCTGGCGCTGTTCCGGCGCCGCCACATCGGCATGATCTTCCAGTTCTTCAACCTCATCGACGACCTCCCGGCCCTCGACAACGTCGCCCTGGCCGCCCAACTGACCGGCACCACGGCCAAGCAGGCGCGCCGCCGTGCCCTGGAGCTGCTGGACGAACTCGGAGTCGCCCACCGCAAGGACACCTACCCGGCCGCGCTGAGCGGCGGCGAGCGCCAGCGGGTGGCCGTCGCCCGGGCGCTGATGAACCGCCCGGCGCTGCTGCTCGCGGACGAGCCGACCGGCGCGCTGGACAGCCGTTCGGGGGAGCAGGTGATGGACCTGCTGATCGACCTCAACCAGATCGGGCAGACCCTGCTGATCGTCACCCACGACCCGCAGCTGGCCACCCGCTGCGCCAGCCGACTGGTCGAGGTCGCGGACGGCCGGGTGGCGCGCGAGCGCTCGCTGGAGTCCGCGTCATGA
- the hemC gene encoding hydroxymethylbilane synthase — protein sequence MAIAELIRIVSRSSPMALAQVERVRAELAVLHPGIRTEVVPVTTSGDRWTGDLARLGGKGAFTKEVDAALLAGEADVAVHCLKDVPADRPLPAGTVFAAHLRRDDIRDALVHPGGLTLDRLPAGTRIGTSSVRRAAQLAASHPHLVCVPIRGNANSRLAKLAAGEADALLLAVSGLERIGEEARITEILGVDAMCPPIGAGILVLQCREDDDTTIGTIAGLGHHDTWREAAAERMFLHVLQGHCNSPIAGYAHAEPDGRLSMRGRVFSPDGKQVLDAHEWAGALTPEDLGTSTALALKRQGAHDLIAAIPH from the coding sequence ATGGCCATCGCTGAGCTGATCCGCATCGTCTCCCGCTCCTCACCCATGGCACTCGCCCAGGTGGAGCGCGTCCGCGCCGAACTCGCCGTGCTGCACCCGGGAATCCGCACCGAGGTGGTGCCGGTGACCACCTCCGGCGACCGGTGGACGGGCGACCTCGCCCGGCTCGGCGGCAAGGGTGCGTTCACCAAGGAGGTCGACGCGGCGCTGCTCGCCGGGGAGGCCGACGTCGCGGTGCACTGCCTCAAGGACGTACCCGCCGACCGGCCACTGCCTGCCGGCACCGTCTTCGCCGCCCACCTGCGCCGCGACGACATCCGCGACGCCCTCGTCCACCCCGGGGGGCTCACCCTCGACCGACTCCCGGCCGGCACCCGGATCGGTACCTCCTCCGTCCGCCGAGCCGCCCAGCTCGCCGCCTCCCACCCGCACCTGGTCTGCGTGCCGATCCGCGGCAACGCCAACAGCCGGCTCGCCAAGCTGGCGGCGGGCGAGGCGGACGCACTGCTACTGGCCGTCTCCGGGCTGGAACGGATCGGCGAGGAGGCCCGGATCACCGAGATCCTCGGCGTCGACGCGATGTGCCCGCCGATCGGCGCCGGCATCCTGGTGCTCCAGTGCCGAGAGGACGACGACACCACGATCGGCACGATCGCCGGGCTCGGCCACCACGACACCTGGCGCGAGGCCGCCGCCGAGCGGATGTTCCTGCACGTCCTGCAGGGCCACTGCAACAGTCCGATTGCCGGCTACGCCCACGCCGAGCCGGATGGCCGCCTGTCGATGCGCGGCCGGGTCTTCAGCCCGGACGGCAAGCAGGTGCTGGACGCCCACGAGTGGGCCGGTGCGCTCACTCCCGAGGACCTCGGCACCTCCACCGCCCTGGCGCTCAAGCGGCAGGGCGCGCACGACCTGATCGCGGCCATTCCGCACTGA
- a CDS encoding response regulator, with protein MTGAPETGVERRPRVVIADDQELVRTGFRMILTARGIDVVAEAADGAEAVAAAVAHRPDVVLLDIRMPGMDGLEAARRILARAPGCRVIMLTTFDLDHYVYAALAAGASGFLLKDVTSAHLAAAVRLVDTGDALLAPSITRRLVERCAADNPRPAPGTPALHRDLARLTPRELEVLTLMGRGLSNGELAGELTLSESTVKTHVARIFAKLDLRDRAQAVVLAYETGLVAPGGGAPPP; from the coding sequence GTGACGGGGGCTCCCGAGACGGGCGTGGAGCGGCGCCCGCGCGTGGTGATCGCCGACGACCAGGAGCTCGTCCGCACCGGCTTCCGCATGATCCTCACGGCGCGCGGTATCGACGTCGTCGCCGAGGCCGCCGACGGCGCCGAGGCGGTGGCGGCGGCGGTCGCGCACCGGCCCGACGTCGTGCTCCTCGACATCCGGATGCCCGGCATGGACGGTCTGGAGGCCGCCCGGCGGATCCTCGCCCGGGCCCCCGGGTGCCGGGTCATCATGCTCACCACCTTCGACCTCGACCACTACGTGTACGCCGCCCTCGCGGCCGGGGCCAGCGGCTTCCTCCTCAAGGACGTCACCTCCGCCCATCTCGCCGCCGCCGTCCGCCTCGTGGACACCGGCGACGCCCTCCTCGCCCCCTCCATCACCCGACGCCTCGTCGAACGCTGCGCCGCCGACAACCCCCGTCCCGCCCCCGGCACCCCGGCCCTCCACCGCGACCTCGCCCGGCTCACCCCGCGCGAGCTGGAGGTGCTCACCCTGATGGGCCGAGGCCTCTCGAACGGCGAGCTGGCGGGCGAACTGACGCTCAGCGAGTCGACGGTGAAGACGCACGTGGCACGGATCTTCGCCAAGCTCGATCTGCGCGACCGGGCGCAGGCCGTGGTCCTCGCGTACGAGACCGGCCTCGTCGCACCGGGCGGAGGTGCACCCCCGCCGTGA
- a CDS encoding NUDIX hydrolase yields the protein MTDTTDRTASSARAAELAARFPALHAPQYWAWGRYDAQFSTELPADELVTNIHLVGFSAGAVVLCRDERDHWFLPGGTRERDESVAACLERELKEEAGARLLGEPGWLGAHRCRTNDPTPYRPWQPHPEKAWLWGWAEVAVDSVPTNPADGEQVVEVRAVPVGEAQRLLVASHDAWWGELVGLAVELRRRAGLG from the coding sequence ATGACCGATACCACGGACCGGACCGCCTCCTCCGCCAGAGCCGCCGAACTGGCGGCACGCTTCCCGGCGTTGCACGCGCCGCAGTACTGGGCCTGGGGGAGGTACGACGCGCAGTTCTCGACCGAGCTGCCGGCGGACGAGCTGGTGACCAACATCCACCTGGTGGGCTTCTCGGCGGGCGCGGTGGTGCTCTGCCGGGACGAGCGGGACCACTGGTTCCTGCCCGGCGGCACGCGCGAGCGGGACGAGAGCGTCGCCGCCTGCCTGGAGCGGGAGTTGAAGGAGGAGGCGGGCGCCCGGCTGCTCGGGGAGCCGGGCTGGCTGGGCGCGCACCGGTGCCGGACGAACGACCCGACGCCGTACCGGCCGTGGCAGCCGCACCCGGAGAAGGCCTGGCTGTGGGGCTGGGCGGAGGTGGCGGTGGACTCGGTGCCGACCAATCCGGCGGACGGCGAGCAGGTCGTCGAGGTGCGGGCGGTGCCGGTGGGCGAGGCGCAGCGGCTGCTGGTGGCGTCGCACGACGCATGGTGGGGCGAGCTGGTGGGGCTGGCGGTGGAGCTGCGCCGCCGGGCGGGGCTCGGCTGA
- a CDS encoding ABC transporter permease has product MTGAVWRASRAAVKRRRLQTFVIGLVVFCTTTTVLLALAVISAARAPFDEAFAAQRGAHVVAAFDTTKAPAEQLAATAHRPGVEAAAGPFAQAVVEIPTDWLGSPPGPLNLVGRADPKGPVDQVELLAGRWATAPGEVVVQQPFRGHPDELLGRTTTTSGGLTLTVVGFATSMSQSAGGWVTPEQAAALHPTGAQMLYRFTASSTGQQLTAALSTATEGLPKDALTSSQSYLVLKQAFSAGADAFLPFMTVFGVLGLVVAALIVGNVVSGAVVSGYRHIGVLKSIGFTPRQVVVVYVAMVSVPAIAGSLLGTAAGWALASPILGVAFSGIMTGTAAVEPAAWLPAVTVVAVPLLVAVAAVIPASRAHRLSAAQAISAGSAPRTGRGLRIQRRLGGTRLPRAVSLGLGQPFARPARSALTMAAIMLGVVTVTLTTGLSSTMIATIDPEENGRSTHVSVQTAHFTGRHTEAEQTPARTDALLRSAPGARQVTARGLLQVGLVGFTQPVFADFYGGDEITGPLRVVKGRPATGPNEVVVGPAFLDRRGLRLGDRITLDLEGRHLPVTIVGEQLQGNPRAVASNAATLAELTPDPHVVEYDVRLADGADPEAYVKAVRDGDPSLDVSVRTVDLPAAEAAVISFSTIFTVLLSVVAALGVLNTVLLTVRERRRELGMLKSIGMTPRQVVAMTVVSVAWQGVVSGAVGIPVGIVAHRLIVENVGIIAFPEEMIDVWRAPVLTGLAFAGVAIAVLGALVPARSAARLPIAEVLHNE; this is encoded by the coding sequence ATGACCGGCGCGGTGTGGCGCGCTTCGCGCGCCGCGGTGAAGCGCCGCAGGCTCCAGACCTTCGTGATCGGCCTGGTCGTGTTCTGCACCACGACGACCGTGCTGCTCGCGCTGGCGGTGATCAGCGCCGCCCGGGCGCCGTTCGACGAGGCCTTCGCCGCGCAGCGCGGGGCACACGTCGTCGCTGCCTTCGACACCACGAAGGCCCCGGCGGAGCAGCTGGCCGCCACCGCCCACCGGCCGGGCGTGGAGGCGGCCGCCGGGCCGTTCGCCCAGGCCGTCGTCGAGATCCCCACCGACTGGCTCGGCAGCCCGCCGGGCCCGCTGAACCTGGTCGGCCGGGCCGATCCGAAGGGCCCGGTGGACCAGGTCGAGCTGCTGGCGGGACGCTGGGCCACCGCGCCCGGCGAGGTCGTCGTCCAGCAGCCCTTCCGGGGCCACCCGGACGAGCTGCTGGGCCGGACGACCACCACCAGCGGCGGCCTGACGCTCACCGTCGTCGGCTTCGCCACCAGCATGAGCCAGTCCGCGGGCGGCTGGGTCACCCCCGAGCAGGCGGCGGCCCTGCACCCCACCGGCGCGCAGATGCTGTACCGCTTCACGGCCTCCTCGACGGGGCAGCAGCTCACGGCGGCCCTGAGCACGGCCACCGAGGGGCTGCCGAAGGACGCGCTCACCAGCTCGCAGTCCTACCTCGTCCTCAAGCAGGCGTTCTCCGCGGGCGCCGACGCCTTCCTGCCGTTCATGACGGTCTTCGGTGTGCTCGGCCTGGTCGTCGCCGCCCTGATCGTCGGCAACGTCGTCAGCGGCGCGGTGGTCTCCGGCTACCGTCACATCGGCGTCCTCAAGTCGATCGGCTTCACCCCGCGCCAGGTGGTCGTGGTGTACGTGGCGATGGTCTCGGTGCCCGCGATCGCCGGCAGCCTCCTCGGCACGGCGGCCGGCTGGGCGCTCGCCTCGCCGATCCTCGGCGTCGCGTTCTCCGGAATCATGACGGGCACCGCCGCCGTCGAACCGGCCGCGTGGCTGCCGGCCGTCACCGTGGTCGCGGTACCGCTGCTGGTCGCCGTCGCCGCGGTGATCCCGGCGTCGCGCGCCCACCGCCTCTCCGCCGCCCAGGCGATCTCGGCGGGCAGCGCGCCGCGGACCGGGCGCGGGCTGCGGATCCAGCGCCGGCTCGGCGGCACCCGGCTGCCGCGGGCGGTCAGCCTCGGCCTCGGCCAGCCCTTCGCACGCCCGGCGCGCTCCGCCCTCACCATGGCGGCCATCATGCTGGGCGTGGTCACGGTGACCCTGACCACCGGCCTGAGCAGCACCATGATCGCGACGATCGATCCGGAAGAGAACGGCCGCAGCACCCACGTCTCCGTCCAGACAGCCCACTTCACCGGCCGCCACACCGAGGCGGAGCAGACTCCGGCCCGGACCGACGCCCTGCTGCGCTCCGCCCCCGGCGCCCGGCAGGTGACCGCGCGCGGACTCCTCCAGGTCGGCCTGGTCGGCTTCACCCAGCCCGTCTTCGCCGACTTCTACGGCGGCGACGAGATCACCGGGCCGCTCCGGGTCGTCAAGGGCCGGCCCGCGACCGGGCCGAACGAGGTCGTCGTCGGACCGGCCTTCCTCGACCGGCGCGGCCTCCGGCTCGGCGACCGGATCACCCTGGACCTGGAGGGCCGGCACCTGCCCGTCACCATCGTCGGCGAGCAGCTCCAGGGCAATCCGCGGGCGGTGGCATCCAACGCGGCGACCCTGGCCGAGCTCACCCCGGACCCGCACGTCGTGGAATACGACGTCCGGCTCGCCGACGGCGCCGACCCGGAGGCCTACGTGAAGGCGGTCCGGGACGGCGACCCGAGCCTCGACGTCTCGGTGCGCACCGTGGACCTGCCCGCCGCCGAAGCGGCGGTCATCTCCTTCAGCACGATCTTCACCGTGCTGCTGTCGGTGGTCGCCGCGCTCGGCGTCCTCAACACCGTGCTGCTCACCGTCCGGGAGCGCCGCCGGGAGCTCGGCATGCTGAAGTCGATCGGCATGACCCCGCGCCAGGTGGTCGCGATGACGGTGGTGTCGGTGGCCTGGCAGGGGGTGGTCAGCGGGGCCGTCGGGATTCCGGTCGGGATCGTCGCTCATCGGCTGATCGTCGAGAACGTCGGCATCATCGCGTTCCCGGAGGAGATGATCGACGTCTGGCGCGCCCCCGTGCTGACCGGCCTCGCCTTCGCGGGCGTCGCGATCGCGGTCCTCGGCGCGCTCGTCCCGGCCCGCTCGGCGGCCCGGCTGCCGATCGCCGAGGTGCTGCACAACGAGTAG